In one window of Ruminococcus hominis DNA:
- a CDS encoding LysR family transcriptional regulator produces MNLLQIKYFLEVSKTLNFTNAAQNLFVSQPAFSRQIQALEEELGVKLLFRNNRKVVLTEAGKVFQNRFKKIVNEIEESLEEVKSKTAHQDFVRIGVLQVITSELIDNLLEKLCGFFSPEKIQIYRYRFDELKEDFEKDKIDIVISLGGFLSERSEIEHYTLERISAGIICSKEMKFNQKKKEVLYQELKNKKLICVEKELDPEFGKYQEMILHKLQIASEQVIYTGDVINTILHLHKKDGYSIFYKNPDLLESEKIQFIPIEDESIYFKIMISWKREKKFPIKEVFG; encoded by the coding sequence ATGAATTTATTACAGATAAAATATTTTTTAGAAGTAAGCAAAACATTGAATTTTACAAATGCAGCACAGAATCTATTTGTATCGCAACCTGCATTTAGCAGACAGATTCAGGCACTGGAAGAAGAATTGGGGGTAAAATTACTATTTCGAAATAATCGGAAAGTGGTACTTACAGAAGCAGGAAAAGTGTTTCAAAATCGATTTAAAAAGATTGTTAATGAGATTGAGGAAAGTTTAGAAGAAGTGAAAAGTAAGACCGCACATCAGGACTTTGTTCGAATTGGAGTATTGCAAGTGATTACTTCGGAGTTGATTGATAATTTATTAGAAAAATTATGCGGATTTTTCTCTCCGGAAAAGATTCAAATATACAGATATCGATTTGATGAGTTAAAGGAAGATTTTGAAAAAGATAAGATAGATATTGTTATATCTCTGGGCGGATTTTTATCAGAAAGAAGCGAGATTGAGCACTATACGTTGGAACGAATTTCAGCTGGGATTATATGTTCTAAAGAGATGAAATTTAATCAGAAAAAGAAGGAAGTCCTGTATCAGGAACTTAAGAATAAAAAATTAATCTGTGTAGAAAAAGAATTAGATCCTGAGTTTGGAAAATATCAGGAAATGATATTGCATAAATTACAGATTGCATCAGAACAAGTTATATATACGGGCGATGTTATAAATACGATTTTACATTTACATAAAAAGGATGGATATAGCATTTTTTACAAAAACCCAGATTTGCTTGAGTCTGAGAAGATACAGTTTATACCGATTGAGGATGAAAGCATCTATTTTAAGATTATGATAAGTTGGAAAAGAGAAAAGAAATTTCCAATAAAAGAAGTATTTGGATAA
- a CDS encoding sulfatase-like hydrolase/transferase yields MNYVLLFPDEMRAESLGCYGHPLVKTPYIDRLAQEGTLFEQNYTTHPVCGPSRCNLVSGWYPHVNGKRTYYNITEHDPNFISHLNEAGFVTCHAGKDDMFDKQSMQHVFKKLLPFKRRDVTKSYRAIENAPYSMLYPPIPNIDQKEIGDEQHTEDAIEFIKEQAQKKQPFFLMLSWMNPHPPYTAPEKYYNMYNAKQIPFPRKLEWVKKNKPELYKVLKKYRNTEEETELFFRKINAVYLGMISYVDELTGRVVQTLKEAGIYEETTIILCSDHGDFAGDAGEVEKWPSDMTDMITRVPLIIRRPGCKGGQRIKTLTQSFDIFPTILDYENIELHYQQFGVSLRPQLEGENGDESRAVYCEGGYDINEPHCFEPTCFKGTPLDFPQIPGTDYYPKCLQQQERPETVCRVVMQRYKEWKLIVRTNRENELYNMQIDPWEEENLYGQEEYKDISIKLERKMLNWLIHTSDVVPIEGR; encoded by the coding sequence TTGAATTATGTATTGCTGTTTCCAGATGAAATGAGAGCAGAAAGTCTGGGGTGCTATGGACATCCGTTGGTAAAGACCCCGTACATTGACAGACTTGCACAGGAAGGAACATTATTTGAACAAAACTATACGACACATCCGGTTTGCGGTCCATCCCGATGTAACTTGGTCAGTGGCTGGTATCCGCATGTAAATGGAAAAAGAACGTATTATAATATTACAGAGCACGATCCTAATTTTATATCGCATTTAAATGAGGCTGGATTTGTGACGTGCCACGCAGGAAAAGATGATATGTTTGATAAACAATCCATGCAACATGTCTTCAAAAAATTACTCCCATTTAAAAGGAGAGATGTTACAAAATCATATCGTGCAATTGAAAACGCACCATATTCTATGTTATATCCACCAATTCCAAATATAGATCAGAAAGAAATCGGGGATGAGCAACATACAGAAGACGCAATTGAATTTATAAAAGAACAAGCTCAGAAAAAGCAACCCTTCTTTTTGATGTTATCATGGATGAATCCTCATCCTCCATATACGGCTCCGGAAAAATACTATAACATGTATAATGCCAAACAGATTCCATTTCCGAGAAAATTGGAATGGGTGAAAAAGAACAAACCTGAATTATATAAGGTTTTAAAGAAGTATCGAAATACGGAAGAAGAGACAGAATTATTTTTTAGAAAAATCAATGCTGTTTATCTTGGAATGATATCTTATGTGGACGAATTGACAGGTAGAGTTGTACAGACGTTGAAAGAAGCCGGAATTTATGAGGAGACAACAATTATTTTGTGCTCTGACCATGGAGACTTCGCGGGAGATGCAGGAGAAGTTGAAAAGTGGCCCTCAGATATGACGGATATGATAACGAGAGTTCCGCTTATTATAAGAAGACCGGGATGTAAGGGTGGACAGCGAATTAAGACACTTACACAGTCTTTTGATATTTTCCCGACGATTTTGGATTATGAGAATATAGAGTTGCATTATCAACAATTTGGGGTTTCACTTCGTCCACAATTAGAGGGAGAGAATGGGGATGAGTCACGTGCGGTTTATTGTGAAGGGGGGTATGATATAAATGAACCACATTGCTTTGAACCGACATGCTTTAAAGGAACACCATTGGATTTTCCACAAATTCCAGGAACAGATTATTATCCGAAATGTCTGCAGCAACAGGAGAGACCAGAAACAGTATGCCGTGTTGTGATGCAAAGATATAAAGAATGGAAACTGATTGTGAGGACAAATAGAGAAAATGAATTATATAATATGCAAATAGATCCATGGGAAGAAGAAAATTTGTATGGACAAGAGGAATATAAAGACATTTCTATTAAATTAGAAAGAAAAATGTTAAATTGGTTGATTCATACTTCGGACGTGGTGCCAATAGAAGGTAGATGA
- a CDS encoding sulfatase-like hydrolase/transferase has protein sequence MNVLFFFTDEMRADVLRCYGNQVSKTPNYDWIAKEGTCFENTYVANPVCVGSRCSLLTGWYPHVNGHRSLLHFIDEHHPNFMKDFKDAGYNVQFYGKNHCLNDEASRQSFTKSLGLKLAWRKDNEVVKTEKLPMFSGRYHMLLEPMEDEELEEMTDTKMVNAGVDFLNHYQKGENPFFLFVSLNNPHAPYTIPKKYYDMYNPDDLPELRRKDLENKPAFMRIIREYSHFEKVDDDIFRKCAAVYLGMVKYCDDMLGRLIEALKQNRLLEDTIIVTSSDHGDWAGDYGLVEKWPNAFDDDLTKVPLLIRVPNSLKEHKVKQLVSELDIFPTLLDYAGIKAKHDHFGKSLRNLIDGEKETEDAVVYCEGGYDVREQQCFEGTERDYNFLMRPECIYYPKMLIQQERQECVCRGTMMRKKNWKLIVRTNGENELYNLEVDAKEEKNLYYNPNYKNIVCEMKNQMLDWYLQTSDVVPGLQE, from the coding sequence ATGAATGTATTATTCTTTTTTACAGATGAAATGAGAGCGGATGTGTTGAGATGCTATGGAAATCAGGTGTCAAAAACACCAAATTATGACTGGATTGCAAAAGAGGGAACTTGTTTTGAGAATACTTATGTTGCAAATCCAGTATGTGTTGGTTCAAGATGTTCTCTGTTGACAGGATGGTATCCGCATGTAAATGGTCATCGGAGTTTGTTACACTTTATAGACGAACATCATCCTAATTTCATGAAAGATTTTAAAGATGCAGGATATAACGTACAGTTTTATGGGAAAAACCATTGTTTGAACGATGAGGCTTCAAGGCAGTCTTTTACGAAGAGTCTGGGATTGAAACTGGCATGGCGGAAAGACAATGAGGTTGTGAAAACTGAAAAATTACCGATGTTTTCTGGACGTTACCACATGTTATTGGAGCCAATGGAAGACGAAGAATTAGAAGAAATGACAGATACGAAAATGGTAAATGCCGGAGTCGATTTTCTGAATCACTATCAAAAAGGAGAGAATCCATTTTTCCTGTTTGTATCATTAAATAATCCACATGCGCCATATACGATTCCGAAAAAATATTATGACATGTACAATCCGGATGATTTGCCAGAATTGCGAAGAAAAGATTTGGAAAATAAGCCTGCTTTTATGCGAATTATTCGAGAATATAGTCATTTCGAAAAGGTGGATGATGATATATTTCGTAAGTGTGCAGCAGTGTATCTGGGTATGGTAAAGTATTGTGACGATATGTTGGGTAGATTAATTGAAGCATTGAAACAGAATCGTTTATTGGAAGACACGATTATCGTAACCTCCTCTGATCATGGAGACTGGGCAGGAGATTATGGGCTGGTTGAAAAATGGCCAAATGCGTTTGATGATGATCTGACAAAAGTTCCGTTATTGATAAGGGTTCCAAATTCGTTAAAAGAACACAAGGTAAAACAACTGGTGTCAGAGCTGGACATTTTCCCGACTTTATTAGATTATGCAGGCATAAAAGCAAAGCACGATCATTTTGGCAAATCGCTTAGAAATTTGATTGATGGGGAGAAAGAAACCGAAGATGCAGTTGTCTATTGTGAAGGGGGATATGATGTTCGGGAACAACAGTGTTTTGAAGGAACGGAGCGGGACTATAATTTTTTAATGCGACCAGAGTGTATTTATTATCCGAAAATGTTGATTCAACAGGAAAGACAGGAATGTGTGTGTCGAGGTACGATGATGCGGAAAAAGAACTGGAAGCTGATTGTGAGAACAAATGGAGAAAATGAATTATATAATTTGGAGGTGGATGCAAAAGAGGAAAAGAATTTATATTATAATCCAAATTATAAAAATATTGTCTGTGAGATGAAAAATCAAATGTTGGACTGGTATTTACAGACATCAGATGTTGTTCCAGGATTGCAGGAATGA
- a CDS encoding chromate transporter, with translation MKSKKEILLKLFISTLYLSTFTFGGGYVIVTLMKKKFVDEYHWIDEKEMLDLIAIAQSSPGAIAVNGAIVVGYKLAGILGAMTAIIATILPPLVIISVISVFYNQFHNNVIVSQILTGMQAAVGAIIADVVYGMASGVVKEKKAAQNLIMIVAFMATCFFGVPVYAVILICIGIGCVQTWIGRRKWA, from the coding sequence ATGAAAAGTAAAAAAGAAATTTTACTGAAATTATTTATATCTACACTTTATTTAAGTACATTTACTTTCGGAGGAGGATATGTCATCGTAACATTGATGAAGAAAAAATTCGTAGATGAATATCACTGGATTGATGAAAAAGAGATGCTGGATCTGATTGCAATCGCACAATCTTCGCCGGGCGCGATTGCCGTGAACGGAGCAATTGTTGTAGGATATAAGCTTGCGGGGATCTTGGGAGCAATGACTGCGATTATTGCGACGATACTACCTCCGCTTGTTATTATTTCTGTCATTTCTGTGTTTTACAATCAGTTCCACAATAATGTGATTGTAAGCCAGATATTAACTGGTATGCAGGCGGCGGTAGGCGCAATCATTGCGGATGTAGTATATGGAATGGCAAGCGGTGTAGTAAAAGAAAAGAAGGCAGCACAGAATCTGATTATGATTGTAGCATTTATGGCAACCTGCTTTTTTGGAGTACCGGTTTATGCAGTGATTTTAATCTGCATTGGAATTGGATGTGTGCAAACATGGATAGGACGGAGGAAATGGGCATGA
- a CDS encoding chromate transporter translates to MIYLQLFFSFLQVGLFSFGGGYAAMPLIQEQIVTKHAWLSMVEFTDLISISQMTPGPIAVNSATFVGNKIAGVGGALIATTGCILPSCIIVTSIAYVYLKNRENQVVQEVLQSLHPVVIAMIASAGISILITAFWGDGGKISVSNIDWSMVVIFVISLFLLRKTCISPILVMILAGGMKLFTSMLL, encoded by the coding sequence ATGATTTACTTACAATTATTCTTTAGCTTTTTGCAAGTTGGCCTTTTTAGCTTTGGCGGAGGGTATGCAGCGATGCCATTGATACAGGAACAGATTGTTACAAAGCATGCGTGGTTGAGTATGGTTGAATTCACAGATTTAATTTCCATTTCGCAGATGACACCGGGACCGATTGCGGTGAATTCTGCAACTTTTGTTGGAAATAAGATTGCAGGTGTTGGAGGCGCTTTGATTGCTACAACAGGCTGTATTCTTCCATCTTGCATTATTGTGACGAGTATTGCCTATGTTTATCTGAAAAATCGAGAGAATCAGGTAGTTCAAGAAGTGCTTCAGTCGTTGCATCCGGTGGTAATTGCCATGATTGCATCTGCGGGTATTAGCATTTTGATTACCGCATTCTGGGGAGATGGTGGGAAAATTTCTGTTTCAAATATAGACTGGAGCATGGTTGTAATTTTTGTTATTTCCTTGTTCTTATTGAGAAAAACTTGTATAAGTCCAATCTTAGTGATGATTTTGGCAGGTGGAATGAAACTTTTTACTTCCATGCTTCTGTGA
- a CDS encoding flavodoxin family protein, whose translation MKVLGLSFGKKNANTDILVKEALYGAKEAFPDAEINFINTQRLNIGRCIGCGACSTALEKGKDNNCIIKDDFQMVEEAVREADAIILGAPVYVLQPVGQFKDFVDRFSCRHDVSAINWVLDKRRAGEAPGNADDYPIERLRRRTVSYISVGGASTENWVSMGTATLHLFGFPAMMKVVANYNANSMGTIGNPYLNDEMIGHMHEIGKRTAAAVEMDDKDVEFYGPKGMGTCPVCHQNLLTVNGTTTVECPICGIEGKISIDGDKLNVEFSEAQQARARGTFAGLREHTTEIQGFGAICGPKIMANKELLEKKMERVKKFDEMINA comes from the coding sequence ATGAAAGTATTAGGATTATCATTTGGTAAAAAGAATGCAAACACAGACATTCTTGTAAAAGAAGCTCTTTATGGAGCAAAAGAAGCATTTCCAGATGCTGAGATTAATTTTATCAATACACAGAGACTGAATATCGGTCGTTGTATCGGATGTGGAGCCTGTTCAACAGCTTTAGAAAAAGGAAAAGATAACAACTGTATCATCAAAGATGATTTCCAGATGGTAGAAGAGGCTGTTCGTGAAGCAGATGCAATCATCCTTGGAGCACCTGTATATGTATTGCAGCCAGTAGGACAGTTCAAAGATTTTGTAGACCGTTTCTCATGCCGTCACGATGTATCAGCTATTAACTGGGTACTGGATAAGAGAAGAGCTGGAGAAGCTCCTGGTAACGCAGACGATTATCCAATCGAGAGATTAAGACGTCGTACAGTTTCTTACATTTCAGTAGGTGGAGCAAGCACAGAAAACTGGGTATCTATGGGAACAGCAACTCTGCATTTATTCGGATTCCCTGCAATGATGAAAGTTGTTGCTAACTACAATGCAAACAGCATGGGAACAATCGGAAATCCATACCTGAATGACGAAATGATCGGACATATGCACGAGATTGGAAAACGTACAGCAGCTGCTGTAGAGATGGATGATAAAGATGTTGAATTCTACGGACCAAAAGGAATGGGAACATGTCCTGTATGTCACCAGAACCTGTTGACAGTAAACGGAACAACAACAGTAGAGTGTCCAATCTGTGGTATCGAAGGAAAGATTTCTATCGATGGAGATAAATTAAATGTTGAGTTCTCTGAAGCACAGCAGGCAAGAGCAAGAGGAACATTTGCCGGATTAAGAGAGCATACAACAGAAATCCAGGGATTCGGAGCAATCTGTGGACCTAAGATTATGGCAAACAAAGAGCTGCTTGAGAAGAAGATGGAGCGTGTTAAAAAGTTTGATGAAATGATTAACGCATAA
- a CDS encoding GH39 family glycosyl hydrolase, producing the protein MDNMRTIMDFEFDTSEVQNTHFHQNLEIVYVLEGSVEVQIEPETYNLKKGDFLLINANKRHSWRATEEKILLASFQINFTMLAEYMGTNQLLFWCNTTVDKNESYEQLKRVLDQMLNRSYDKEKEGAIYLNSIYYEAIYLLVAYFMIKADDVRMKENFTPDNSRIFEIQNYVQANYQKQLSLNDLAQKLYLSNAYLSKYIKKHFGLSFLEYVNNIRLFHAVDELVYSEKKITRIALDNGFPTTAAFNKAFKEIYNMTPSAYRSTVHKEENLNENKEAKQELDKRVKEYLTGKEPVADNTATRNMNLYVVDAKNTTEWEKPWDKIINMGNIDSLLNYDVQSQLLIMQKEIGFSYVRIYNIFMQDMYYENISGDNKYNFSRIDRGLDFLVEHNLKPYIELSFKPTDVNYTINSSVGDRYNEIIFHDRESYVEVMQAFSSHIANRYGVNEIESWYFELWKDDRLNMLDAKGWYFDCFEIGYHALKKISPKIKVGGAGFALGYDRYQYSILIQNWKTRSVRPDFISVYSYSYLLLQQDGVYFGKRSLDNSFVKNQLELFKDVLKAEDFMPDELHITEWNFTISNRNCINDSCAQGAYIVKTCIESIGEADMMGYWHGSDLHTEYYDSDAVLYGDNGLLTRDGIKKPSFYAFHFLKFLKKGLLGKTENALLTTDGRGVYTIACHNCKKFNYRYTMKDEKDIRVDDIDSLYEDTDSIHLKFQINNVENGNYVMRVFYVNEDNGSIQNIWKDMDYIGNLSKGEVEYMKRSANPKVDMRRITVEDNVLRIETKLKAHEIKVLDIHYQY; encoded by the coding sequence ATGGATAATATGCGAACAATTATGGACTTCGAATTTGATACTAGCGAAGTACAGAATACACATTTTCATCAGAATCTGGAGATTGTATATGTTCTGGAAGGCAGTGTGGAAGTACAGATTGAACCAGAAACTTATAATTTGAAAAAAGGTGATTTTTTACTTATTAATGCGAACAAGCGTCATTCTTGGAGGGCGACAGAAGAAAAAATCCTTCTTGCATCATTTCAGATTAATTTTACTATGTTGGCAGAATATATGGGAACAAATCAGTTATTATTCTGGTGTAATACAACGGTTGATAAAAATGAGTCTTATGAACAGTTGAAACGAGTGCTGGATCAGATGCTGAATCGTTCTTATGATAAAGAAAAAGAAGGGGCGATTTATCTCAATAGCATTTATTATGAAGCTATTTATTTGTTAGTAGCTTACTTTATGATAAAAGCGGACGATGTAAGAATGAAAGAGAATTTTACCCCGGATAATTCGCGAATATTTGAGATACAGAATTACGTGCAGGCAAATTATCAAAAACAACTGAGTCTGAACGATCTGGCACAGAAATTGTATTTATCGAATGCATATTTATCCAAATATATTAAGAAACATTTTGGACTTAGTTTTTTGGAATATGTCAATAATATTCGTCTGTTCCATGCAGTAGATGAGCTTGTCTATAGCGAAAAAAAGATTACAAGAATTGCACTGGACAATGGATTTCCTACAACAGCAGCATTCAATAAGGCTTTTAAAGAAATCTATAATATGACTCCGTCGGCATATCGTTCGACTGTTCATAAAGAAGAAAATCTGAATGAGAATAAAGAGGCAAAACAAGAACTGGATAAAAGGGTGAAAGAATATCTGACAGGCAAAGAGCCGGTGGCGGATAATACAGCGACAAGAAATATGAATCTGTATGTCGTAGATGCAAAGAATACTACAGAGTGGGAAAAGCCATGGGATAAAATCATCAATATGGGAAATATTGATTCGCTGCTCAATTATGATGTGCAGAGTCAGTTGCTTATTATGCAGAAAGAAATCGGATTTTCCTATGTCCGGATTTACAATATATTTATGCAGGATATGTATTATGAAAATATTTCCGGAGATAACAAATATAATTTCAGCAGAATAGACCGCGGGCTGGATTTCTTGGTAGAGCATAATTTGAAACCATATATAGAACTCTCATTTAAACCAACAGATGTAAATTATACAATCAATTCGTCTGTCGGAGACCGATATAATGAAATCATATTTCATGACAGAGAAAGTTATGTAGAGGTGATGCAGGCGTTTTCATCACATATTGCAAACCGATATGGGGTAAATGAAATCGAGAGCTGGTATTTTGAACTTTGGAAAGATGACCGTCTCAATATGCTGGATGCGAAAGGGTGGTATTTTGACTGTTTTGAGATTGGGTATCATGCATTAAAGAAGATATCGCCAAAAATTAAGGTAGGAGGAGCTGGATTTGCACTTGGATACGATAGATATCAATACAGTATTTTGATTCAAAATTGGAAAACAAGAAGTGTCAGACCAGATTTTATCAGTGTGTACTCGTATTCTTATTTATTGTTGCAGCAGGACGGGGTTTATTTTGGAAAGCGTTCGCTTGATAACAGCTTTGTGAAAAATCAACTGGAATTATTCAAAGATGTTTTGAAAGCAGAAGATTTTATGCCGGATGAACTACATATTACAGAATGGAATTTTACAATATCAAATCGAAATTGCATCAATGATAGTTGTGCACAGGGAGCATACATTGTGAAAACGTGTATCGAATCGATTGGCGAAGCAGATATGATGGGGTACTGGCATGGTTCGGATTTGCACACAGAATATTATGATTCCGATGCTGTTCTGTATGGGGATAATGGTCTTCTGACAAGAGATGGAATCAAAAAGCCATCCTTTTATGCATTTCATTTTCTGAAATTTTTAAAAAAGGGCTTACTCGGTAAAACAGAAAATGCGTTGTTGACAACAGATGGACGAGGTGTATATACTATTGCGTGCCATAACTGTAAAAAATTCAATTATCGATATACAATGAAGGATGAGAAAGATATTCGGGTAGATGATATTGACAGTTTATATGAGGATACAGATTCGATTCATTTAAAATTTCAGATTAATAATGTAGAAAATGGAAACTATGTTATGCGCGTTTTTTATGTGAATGAAGATAATGGAAGTATCCAAAATATATGGAAGGACATGGATTATATCGGCAATCTTTCCAAAGGAGAGGTTGAGTATATGAAACGAAGTGCAAACCCGAAGGTAGATATGAGAAGGATTACAGTGGAGGACAACGTTCTGCGTATTGAGACAAAATTAAAAGCACATGAGATTAAAGTGCTGGACATTCACTATCAATATTAG
- a CDS encoding MATE family efflux transporter encodes MNKLKRLFAPVDMTVGRPWEDILIFTIPMLIGNIAQQLYNTVDSIVVGRFVGDNALAAVGSAGPILNLLIVLFVGISVGASIMVSQYLGARNREALSGTIGTCIVLTAIASLIIMVVATLVARPLLELLNTPETILDWCTSYLRILFLGAAGLAFYNILSGVLRGLGDSMSALLYLLVASGLNIVLDLLFVVKFGMGVNGVALATAIAQGISAILCVRRLSKLTELFDLKWKYIRLNKHHAGNIIRLGVPSGVTQAMISMAMLIVQSLTNSFGEQFIAANVITMRVDGFAMLPNMSFGNAMTTYAGQNVGANQYERVAKGAKQGLFMGVGTSAVITGLILIFGKPLMGIFTSTSELVDLSYHLMQILAVGYLVMSVTQVLSGIMRGAGDTMTPMWISIVQTIVIRVPLAYLLVYASRSAAFPQGKREYIYLSLVISWVIGALITTFFYKRGKWKTKAIK; translated from the coding sequence GTGAATAAGTTAAAACGATTATTCGCACCGGTGGATATGACGGTCGGAAGACCATGGGAAGATATTCTAATCTTTACGATACCGATGCTGATAGGAAACATTGCACAGCAGCTTTATAACACTGTTGACAGCATCGTGGTTGGAAGATTTGTAGGAGATAACGCACTGGCTGCCGTTGGAAGTGCAGGTCCGATTTTAAATCTGCTGATTGTATTGTTTGTCGGAATTTCGGTAGGAGCAAGCATTATGGTATCCCAATATCTTGGAGCCAGAAACAGAGAGGCGTTATCGGGAACAATCGGAACTTGTATTGTATTAACGGCAATTGCATCATTGATCATTATGGTAGTTGCTACGTTGGTAGCAAGACCACTCCTGGAATTGCTGAATACACCGGAGACAATTTTAGACTGGTGTACATCTTATTTGAGAATTCTCTTTCTAGGTGCAGCAGGGCTTGCGTTTTATAATATTTTAAGTGGTGTACTTCGGGGATTGGGAGACTCGATGTCAGCCCTTTTATATCTGCTGGTAGCAAGTGGGTTAAATATTGTGTTAGATTTACTCTTTGTAGTAAAATTTGGCATGGGAGTAAACGGGGTTGCACTTGCAACTGCAATCGCACAGGGAATTTCAGCAATTTTGTGTGTGAGAAGACTTTCAAAATTAACTGAGCTCTTTGATCTGAAGTGGAAATATATCAGGTTAAATAAACATCATGCAGGAAATATCATTCGACTGGGCGTTCCGTCAGGAGTGACACAGGCGATGATCTCAATGGCGATGTTGATCGTACAGTCATTGACGAACAGTTTTGGAGAGCAGTTTATTGCAGCAAATGTAATTACGATGCGTGTGGATGGATTTGCGATGCTTCCGAATATGTCATTTGGTAATGCAATGACGACTTATGCAGGACAAAATGTCGGAGCAAACCAGTATGAACGTGTTGCTAAGGGAGCAAAACAGGGACTCTTTATGGGAGTCGGAACATCGGCGGTCATCACAGGGTTGATCTTAATCTTTGGTAAGCCGTTGATGGGAATCTTTACAAGTACATCAGAATTGGTAGATTTAAGTTATCATCTAATGCAGATTCTTGCGGTAGGATATCTGGTTATGTCAGTTACACAGGTGCTGTCTGGAATTATGAGAGGCGCCGGCGATACGATGACACCGATGTGGATTTCGATTGTACAGACAATTGTAATTCGTGTTCCACTGGCATATCTCCTTGTATATGCGTCCAGAAGTGCAGCATTCCCACAGGGAAAACGTGAATATATTTATCTGTCACTTGTTATTTCGTGGGTGATCGGAGCGTTAATTACTACTTTCTTCTATAAAAGAGGAAAATGGAAAACAAAAGCAATTAAATAA